In Streptomyces sp. NBC_01551, one DNA window encodes the following:
- the speB gene encoding agmatinase: MSTQPRGPVDSSRIPRYAGPATFARLPRLDEVGSADVAVVGVPFDSGVSYRPGARFGGNAIREASRLLRPYNPAQDASPFALAQVADAGDIAVNPFNINEAVETVEAAADELLGSGSRLMTLGGDHTIALPLLRSVAKKHGPVALLHFDAHLDTWDTYFGAEYTHGTPFRRAVEEGILDTEALSHVGTRGPLYGKQDLDDDAKMGFGIVTSADVYRRGADEVADQLRQRIGDRPLYISIDIDVLDPAHAPGTGTPEAGGMTSRELLEIIRGLSSCNLVSADVVEVAPAYDHAEITSVAASHTAYELTTIMSRQIAAAKAKGN; the protein is encoded by the coding sequence ATGAGCACGCAGCCGCGCGGACCCGTCGACTCCTCCCGCATCCCGCGCTACGCGGGCCCCGCCACCTTCGCGCGCCTGCCCCGCCTCGACGAGGTCGGCTCCGCCGACGTCGCCGTCGTCGGTGTCCCGTTCGACTCCGGTGTCTCGTACCGCCCCGGCGCCCGCTTCGGCGGCAACGCCATCCGCGAGGCCTCGCGCCTGCTGCGCCCGTACAACCCGGCCCAGGACGCCTCCCCGTTCGCGCTCGCCCAGGTCGCCGACGCCGGTGACATCGCGGTGAACCCCTTCAACATCAACGAGGCCGTCGAGACGGTCGAGGCCGCCGCCGACGAGCTGCTCGGCTCCGGCTCCCGCCTGATGACCCTCGGCGGCGACCACACCATCGCGCTCCCGCTGCTCCGCTCGGTCGCCAAGAAGCACGGCCCGGTGGCCCTGCTCCACTTCGACGCGCACCTCGACACCTGGGACACGTACTTCGGCGCCGAGTACACGCACGGCACCCCGTTCCGCCGCGCCGTGGAGGAGGGCATCCTCGACACCGAGGCGCTCTCCCACGTCGGCACCCGCGGCCCGCTGTACGGCAAGCAGGACCTGGACGACGACGCCAAGATGGGCTTCGGCATCGTCACCTCGGCCGACGTCTACCGGCGCGGCGCCGACGAGGTCGCGGACCAGCTGCGCCAGCGCATCGGCGACCGTCCGCTGTACATCTCGATCGACATCGACGTGCTCGACCCGGCGCACGCGCCCGGCACCGGCACCCCGGAGGCGGGCGGCATGACCTCCCGCGAGCTGCTGGAGATCATCCGCGGCCTGTCGTCCTGCAACCTGGTTTCCGCCGACGTCGTCGAGGTCGCCCCGGCGTACGATCACGCCGAGATCACCTCGGTCGCGGCCTCGCACACCGCGTACGAGCTCACCACGATCATGAGCCGTCAGATCGCTGCGGCGAAGGCGAAGGGCAACTAA
- a CDS encoding PucR family transcriptional regulator, whose product MPPTPPTPGVALAALLADRELGLRALVGEGGQAAAGDTDGAPVGVAVHAVHASEMADPSPYLLGGELLLTAGAQLEADADAYVARLVAAGAAALGFGVAPVYEEVPPALVAACARHGLPLLEVPPRTPFTAVARTVWRLMAEARTRELRRVTEAQQSLAAAAARPDPVPALLRRLAATLAGHVTLLPPGQAEPAGRALPAEAAGALAALLTRVGAPGGPATATDSAAGWHLTAYPLGGEGRVLGVAVPDRTPGDHAITAIAAVLLTLLTTHRPAGTEAGTLTRLLLGDSPAEALGPGPWHVVHARGTGDPQALAAALGTVLVDSHGEDVRLLAEREPAPRPGWRLGVSAPAGPGALATAEAQARRALRRAEAARAPLARHTAGGLDALLDPAEALAHARALLAPLNPEHARTLRAWLAHHGSWDRTAADLGVHRNTVRQRIARCTALLARDLDDPDTRMELWFALRSLDRHDNRPVT is encoded by the coding sequence ATGCCGCCCACGCCGCCCACGCCCGGCGTCGCGCTCGCGGCCCTCCTCGCCGACCGCGAACTCGGCCTGCGCGCGCTGGTGGGCGAGGGCGGCCAGGCCGCCGCGGGAGACACGGACGGCGCCCCGGTCGGCGTCGCCGTGCACGCCGTCCACGCGTCCGAGATGGCGGACCCCTCCCCCTACCTCCTGGGCGGGGAGCTGCTGCTCACGGCCGGAGCCCAGCTGGAGGCGGACGCCGACGCCTACGTGGCCCGGCTCGTCGCGGCCGGCGCGGCCGCGCTCGGGTTCGGCGTGGCGCCGGTGTACGAGGAGGTGCCCCCGGCGCTGGTCGCCGCATGCGCGCGGCACGGGCTGCCGCTGCTGGAGGTCCCGCCGCGCACCCCCTTCACCGCGGTCGCCCGCACCGTCTGGCGACTGATGGCCGAGGCCCGGACCCGCGAGCTGCGCCGGGTCACCGAGGCCCAGCAGTCGCTGGCCGCGGCCGCCGCCCGGCCCGATCCGGTGCCGGCGCTGCTGCGCCGGCTGGCGGCGACGCTGGCCGGCCACGTCACCCTGCTCCCGCCCGGCCAGGCGGAGCCGGCGGGCCGGGCCCTGCCCGCCGAGGCCGCCGGGGCGCTGGCCGCGCTGCTCACCCGGGTCGGCGCGCCGGGCGGCCCGGCCACCGCGACCGACTCCGCGGCGGGGTGGCACCTGACGGCGTACCCCCTGGGCGGCGAGGGGCGGGTGCTCGGTGTCGCCGTCCCGGACCGCACGCCGGGCGATCACGCGATCACCGCGATCGCCGCCGTGCTGCTGACGCTGCTGACCACGCACCGCCCGGCCGGGACGGAGGCCGGGACGCTGACCCGGCTGCTGCTCGGCGACTCCCCCGCCGAGGCGCTCGGCCCCGGCCCGTGGCACGTGGTGCACGCCCGGGGCACCGGGGATCCGCAGGCCCTCGCGGCGGCGCTGGGCACCGTACTCGTGGACTCCCACGGGGAGGACGTACGCCTGCTGGCCGAGCGGGAGCCCGCCCCGCGGCCCGGCTGGCGCCTGGGGGTGAGCGCTCCGGCCGGACCGGGGGCGCTCGCCACCGCCGAGGCGCAGGCCCGGCGGGCGCTGCGCCGCGCCGAGGCGGCCCGGGCCCCGCTGGCCCGACACACCGCCGGGGGCCTGGACGCCCTGCTCGACCCGGCGGAGGCCCTGGCCCACGCGAGGGCCCTGCTCGCCCCGCTGAACCCGGAGCACGCACGGACCCTGCGCGCCTGGCTGGCCCACCACGGCAGCTGGGACCGGACGGCCGCCGACCTCGGAGTCCACCGCAACACCGTCCGCCAGCGCATCGCCCGGTGCACGGCGCTGCTCGCGCGCGACCTCGACGACCCGGACACCCGGATGGAGCTGTGGTTCGCGCTACGTTCTCTGGACAGGCATGACAACCGGCCGGTAACTTAA
- a CDS encoding acyl-CoA dehydrogenase family protein: MRRTVFSEDHEAFRETIRAFVEAEVVPVYDEWFAAGQAPRDFYYKLGELGIFGINVPEEFGGAGLDTHKFEAVLYEETARAGVNFGGSGVHVLLALPYIKMLADDEQKKRYLPKFVSGEEMWALAMTEPGTGSDVAGMKTTAKLSEDGTHYVLNGAKTFITGGVHADRVIVCARTSAPREDDRRFGISLFAVDTKSEGYSIGRKLDKLGLRTSDTAELAFVDVKVPVEDLLGEENKGFYYLGANLPSERWGIAFGAYAQAKAAIRFAQQYVTERTVFGKPVAHFQNTKFELAACQAEVDAAEAVADRALEALDAGELTAAEAASAKLFCTEVAHRVIDKCLQLHGGYGYMNEYPIARLYADNRVNRIYGGTSEVMKSIIAKSMGL, encoded by the coding sequence GTGCGCCGTACCGTTTTCAGCGAGGACCACGAGGCATTCCGCGAGACCATCCGCGCCTTCGTCGAGGCCGAGGTCGTCCCCGTCTACGACGAGTGGTTCGCCGCCGGCCAGGCGCCGCGCGACTTCTACTACAAGCTCGGCGAGCTGGGCATCTTCGGCATCAACGTGCCCGAGGAGTTCGGCGGCGCGGGCCTGGACACCCACAAGTTCGAGGCCGTCCTCTACGAAGAGACCGCCCGCGCGGGCGTCAACTTCGGCGGCTCCGGCGTGCACGTGCTGCTCGCCCTCCCCTACATCAAGATGCTGGCCGACGACGAGCAGAAGAAGCGCTACCTGCCGAAGTTCGTCTCCGGCGAGGAGATGTGGGCCCTGGCCATGACCGAGCCGGGCACCGGCTCCGACGTCGCGGGCATGAAGACCACCGCCAAGCTCTCCGAGGACGGCACGCACTACGTCCTCAACGGCGCCAAGACCTTCATCACCGGTGGCGTGCACGCCGACCGCGTGATCGTCTGCGCCCGCACCTCCGCTCCGCGCGAGGACGACCGCCGCTTCGGCATCTCCCTCTTCGCCGTGGACACCAAGTCCGAGGGCTACTCCATCGGCCGCAAGCTGGACAAGCTCGGCCTGCGCACCTCCGACACGGCCGAGCTGGCCTTCGTCGACGTCAAGGTGCCGGTCGAGGACCTGCTGGGCGAGGAGAACAAGGGCTTCTACTACCTCGGCGCCAACCTGCCCTCCGAGCGCTGGGGCATCGCCTTCGGCGCGTACGCGCAGGCCAAGGCCGCCATCCGGTTCGCCCAGCAGTACGTGACCGAGCGCACCGTCTTCGGCAAGCCCGTCGCGCACTTCCAGAACACCAAGTTCGAGCTGGCCGCCTGCCAGGCCGAGGTGGACGCGGCCGAGGCCGTCGCCGACCGCGCCCTGGAGGCCCTGGACGCCGGTGAGCTGACCGCTGCCGAGGCCGCCTCCGCGAAGCTGTTCTGCACCGAGGTCGCGCACCGCGTCATCGACAAGTGCCTCCAGCTGCACGGCGGCTACGGCTACATGAACGAGTACCCGATCGCCCGCCTGTACGCCGACAACCGCGTGAACCGCATCTACGGCGGCACCAGCGAGGTCATGAAGTCCATCATCGCCAAGTCGATGGGCCTGTAA
- a CDS encoding acyl-CoA thioesterase II, translating to MNEALTTLLDLLDLEQIEENIFRGTSRPSLVPRVFGGQVAAQALVAAGRTVPADRTAHSLHSYFLRAGDPGAPIVYSVDRIRDGRSFTTRRVVAVQHGQPIFHLSASFQTYEEGLDHQVAMPDAPDPETLPTAAESLPAYREIFRDPGTVERLIDARGAVDLRYATTPPWGSVGEPVEPRTQVWFRTAGKLERDDALLHTCLATYVSDMTLLDSVLLAHGRGGWAVGDVVGASLDHAMWFHRPFRADEWLLYDQESPSSSAGRGLGQARIWTQDGRLAVTVIQEGVVRVPRT from the coding sequence ATGAACGAGGCACTGACGACCCTCCTCGATCTGCTCGACCTGGAGCAGATCGAGGAGAACATCTTCCGCGGTACCAGCCGTCCGTCGCTGGTACCGCGCGTCTTCGGCGGTCAGGTCGCGGCGCAGGCGCTGGTCGCGGCCGGCCGCACCGTGCCCGCGGACCGCACGGCGCACTCGCTGCACTCGTACTTCCTGCGCGCCGGGGACCCGGGCGCGCCCATCGTGTACTCGGTGGACCGGATCCGCGACGGGCGCTCCTTCACCACGCGCCGGGTCGTCGCCGTCCAGCACGGGCAGCCGATCTTCCACCTCTCCGCGTCGTTCCAGACGTACGAGGAGGGCCTCGACCACCAGGTCGCGATGCCGGACGCGCCCGATCCGGAGACCCTGCCGACCGCCGCCGAGTCGCTGCCCGCGTACCGGGAGATCTTCCGCGACCCCGGCACGGTGGAGCGGCTGATCGACGCGCGCGGCGCGGTGGACCTGCGGTACGCGACGACCCCGCCGTGGGGCAGCGTCGGCGAACCGGTGGAGCCGCGCACGCAGGTGTGGTTCCGTACGGCGGGCAAGCTGGAACGCGATGACGCCCTGCTGCACACCTGCCTGGCCACATACGTCTCGGACATGACCCTGCTGGACTCGGTGCTGCTCGCGCACGGCCGGGGCGGCTGGGCGGTCGGCGACGTGGTGGGCGCCTCGCTGGACCACGCGATGTGGTTCCACCGGCCGTTCCGCGCCGACGAGTGGCTGCTGTACGACCAGGAGTCTCCCTCCTCGTCCGCCGGGCGGGGCCTGGGCCAGGCCCGTATCTGGACGCAGGACGGCCGGCTGGCCGTCACCGTGATCCAGGAAGGCGTGGTGCGGGTCCCGCGCACCTAG
- a CDS encoding DUF4253 domain-containing protein — MTNPPKTPNPLSVLADDPQGRSLGLELPPGTLIGRPGGRAWLRGNARREPLLWVSDAPVGAGALAACRGPALAAGLQAVLFQERRGLESWWTRDELSPASMSDPDDHHVEPVLRAFWARVVPDPEEGDGPDGAGLIAPFGRDWPGLAEHRTPQGGPDEDDPEAVALALADELIRDGVLPGPRLALIPAGRGADVPTAMGWRGPTNYESDMALISTVLRSWEDRFGARVLALGFDELHLSVAAPPLTTAAALPVAAEHFAFCPDNVWQGSGSVGAYTDEAVTGSASWGFWWD, encoded by the coding sequence GTGACGAATCCGCCGAAGACACCGAACCCGCTGTCCGTACTGGCCGACGATCCGCAAGGCCGCTCCCTGGGACTGGAGTTGCCGCCGGGCACGCTGATCGGCCGGCCCGGCGGGCGGGCGTGGCTGCGGGGCAACGCGCGGCGCGAGCCGCTGCTGTGGGTCTCCGACGCGCCCGTGGGCGCCGGTGCGCTCGCCGCCTGCCGCGGTCCCGCCCTGGCCGCGGGCCTTCAGGCCGTGCTGTTCCAGGAGCGGCGCGGTCTGGAGAGCTGGTGGACCCGCGACGAGCTGAGCCCCGCCTCGATGTCCGACCCCGACGACCACCACGTCGAGCCGGTCCTGCGCGCGTTCTGGGCCCGGGTCGTCCCCGACCCCGAGGAGGGCGACGGTCCCGACGGCGCCGGGCTGATCGCCCCCTTCGGCCGCGACTGGCCGGGCCTGGCGGAACACCGGACCCCGCAGGGGGGCCCGGACGAGGACGACCCGGAGGCCGTGGCCCTCGCGCTTGCCGACGAGCTGATCCGGGACGGCGTCCTGCCGGGCCCGCGTCTGGCGCTGATACCCGCCGGCCGGGGAGCCGACGTACCCACGGCGATGGGCTGGCGCGGGCCGACGAACTACGAGAGCGACATGGCCCTCATCAGCACCGTCCTGCGCTCCTGGGAGGACCGCTTCGGCGCCCGCGTGCTCGCCCTCGGCTTCGACGAGCTCCACTTGTCCGTGGCCGCCCCGCCGCTGACGACGGCCGCCGCGCTGCCGGTCGCCGCCGAGCACTTCGCCTTCTGCCCCGACAACGTCTGGCAGGGATCCGGCAGCGTGGGCGCCTACACGGACGAGGCCGTGACCGGCTCCGCGTCCTGGGGGTTCTGGTGGGACTGA
- a CDS encoding MarR family winged helix-turn-helix transcriptional regulator — MAHTNLNLDGLTPRDHAFYGLVWAGTTLTARVDQALTRRHDLPLSWFEVMLWLSVQHEPVAPSELGARTLLSRSQVSRVADSLRARGLVERVPSPTDARSVGIALTEDGRRAFAEADATRREALAEVFDSRLDDADIAALEAVWAKLKAQPRE; from the coding sequence ATGGCGCACACGAATCTGAACCTGGACGGTCTCACCCCCCGCGACCACGCCTTCTACGGCCTGGTCTGGGCCGGCACCACCCTCACCGCCCGGGTCGACCAGGCCCTCACGCGCCGCCACGACCTGCCGTTGTCGTGGTTCGAGGTCATGCTGTGGCTGAGCGTCCAGCACGAGCCGGTCGCCCCCTCCGAGCTGGGCGCCAGGACCCTGCTCAGCCGCAGCCAGGTCTCGCGCGTCGCCGATTCCCTCAGGGCCCGCGGCCTGGTCGAGCGGGTCCCGTCCCCGACGGACGCCCGGTCCGTGGGCATCGCCCTCACCGAGGACGGCCGCCGCGCCTTCGCGGAGGCCGACGCCACCCGCCGCGAGGCCCTCGCCGAGGTCTTCGACTCCCGCCTCGACGACGCGGACATAGCCGCGCTGGAGGCCGTCTGGGCCAAGCTCAAGGCCCAGCCGAGGGAATAG
- a CDS encoding phosphatase, protein MPIETSVPTRAELVDHLVRTRIAGDVATPRENNLSHYRKLANGDRHYWLGLELGDRWADEQDVLAVMAERCGVVDDPAHRYGQDTIDPELTVAGLDRLAARLHKAALDRQSVLLATGHPGGLLDVHRATAAALRAAGCEIVVIPSGLMADEGSVWQFADVAVLERGATLWHTHSPAPMAAILDGLAATGRPQPDLVVADHGWAGCAAQRGLDAVGYADCNDPALFLGEAEGTLQVAIPLDDHVRDPRFYDPMVAYLLSTAGLL, encoded by the coding sequence ATGCCGATAGAGACGTCCGTACCCACCCGCGCCGAACTCGTCGACCACCTGGTCCGCACCCGGATCGCCGGGGACGTCGCGACGCCACGTGAGAACAACCTCTCCCACTACCGCAAGCTCGCCAACGGCGATCGGCACTACTGGCTCGGCCTGGAACTGGGCGACCGCTGGGCCGACGAGCAGGACGTGCTCGCGGTGATGGCGGAGCGGTGCGGGGTCGTGGACGACCCGGCGCACCGCTACGGCCAGGACACGATCGACCCGGAACTGACGGTCGCGGGCCTGGACCGGCTGGCGGCCCGGCTGCACAAGGCCGCGCTGGACCGGCAGAGCGTGCTGCTCGCCACCGGGCACCCCGGCGGCCTGCTGGACGTCCACCGGGCGACGGCGGCGGCGCTGCGCGCGGCGGGGTGCGAGATCGTCGTCATCCCGTCCGGCCTGATGGCCGACGAGGGCTCGGTGTGGCAGTTCGCGGACGTCGCGGTGCTGGAGCGCGGCGCGACCCTGTGGCACACCCACTCGCCGGCCCCGATGGCGGCGATCCTGGACGGCCTGGCGGCCACCGGGCGCCCGCAGCCGGACCTGGTCGTCGCCGACCACGGCTGGGCGGGCTGCGCGGCGCAGCGCGGCCTGGACGCGGTGGGCTACGCGGACTGCAACGACCCGGCGCTGTTCCTGGGCGAGGCGGAGGGCACCCTCCAGGTGGCGATCCCGCTGGACGACCACGTTCGCGACCCGCGTTTCTACGACCCGATGGTGGCGTACCTGCTGTCCACGGCGGGCCTTCTCTAG
- a CDS encoding TetR/AcrR family transcriptional regulator — translation MSTSAAAPTRREQILSEAARLFAERGFHGVGVDEIGAAVGISGPGLYRHFAGKDAMLAELLVGISERLLTGGRRRAQEAAGDPSLVLASLIDGHIDFALDDRALITVHDRELDRLRDADRKLVRQLQRQYVELWVTVVRELHPQVGEAEVRVSVHAVFGLLNSTPHLAALGREATESLLRRLAHGAFGALSG, via the coding sequence ATGAGCACCAGTGCCGCCGCCCCGACCCGTCGCGAGCAGATCCTCAGCGAGGCCGCCCGCCTCTTCGCCGAGCGCGGATTCCACGGCGTGGGCGTGGACGAGATAGGGGCCGCGGTGGGCATCAGCGGCCCCGGCCTGTACCGCCACTTCGCGGGCAAGGACGCCATGCTCGCCGAGCTGCTGGTCGGCATCAGCGAACGGCTGCTGACCGGTGGGCGCCGCCGGGCGCAGGAGGCGGCCGGTGACCCCTCCCTGGTGCTGGCCTCCCTCATCGACGGCCACATCGACTTCGCGCTCGACGACCGGGCGCTGATCACCGTCCACGACCGGGAGCTGGACCGGCTGCGCGACGCCGACCGCAAGCTCGTGCGCCAGTTGCAGCGCCAGTACGTGGAGCTGTGGGTGACCGTCGTACGCGAACTGCACCCCCAGGTGGGCGAGGCGGAGGTGCGGGTGTCCGTGCACGCGGTGTTCGGCCTGCTCAACTCCACTCCGCACCTGGCGGCGCTGGGCCGGGAGGCGACGGAATCACTGCTGCGCAGGCTCGCGCACGGGGCCTTCGGCGCGCTCTCCGGATGA
- a CDS encoding carboxyl transferase domain-containing protein translates to MQQAPVLTSAADPASEAWRTNEAAHRELTEGLRARLDAARLGGGDKARARHTARGKLLPRDRVDTLLDPGSPFLELAPLAAEGMYGGAAPAAGVIAGIGRVSGRECVIVANDATVKGGTYYPMTVKKHLRAQEVALENRLPCLYLVDSGGAFLPMQDEVFPDREHFGRIFYNQARMSGAGIPQIAAVLGSCTAGGAYVPAMSDEAVIVRGQGTIFLGGPPLVKAATGEVVTAEELGGGEVHSRTSGVTDHLAEDDAHALRIVRNIVATLPERGALPWAVEAPQEPKVDPAGLYGAVPVDSRTPYDAREIIARIVDGSRFQEFKAEFGTTLVTGFARIHGHPVGIVANNGILFSESAQKGAHFIELCDQRGIPLLFLQNISGFMVGRDYEAGGIAKHGAKMVTAVACTRVPKLTVVVGGSYGAGNYSMCGRAYSPRFLWMWPNAKISVMGGEQAASVLATVKRDQIEGAGQDWPAEDEEAFKAPVRAQYEEQGNAYYATARLWDDGVIDPMETRQVLGLALTACANAPLGDSAFGIFRM, encoded by the coding sequence ATGCAGCAGGCACCAGTGCTGACGAGCGCCGCGGACCCGGCGTCCGAGGCCTGGCGGACCAACGAGGCCGCCCACCGCGAGCTGACCGAGGGCCTGCGCGCCCGGCTCGACGCGGCCCGGCTCGGCGGCGGCGACAAGGCCCGCGCCCGCCACACCGCCCGCGGGAAGCTGCTTCCCCGCGACCGCGTGGACACCCTCCTCGACCCCGGATCCCCGTTCCTGGAGCTGGCCCCGCTGGCCGCCGAGGGGATGTACGGGGGCGCGGCCCCTGCCGCCGGGGTCATCGCGGGCATCGGCCGGGTCAGCGGCCGCGAGTGTGTGATCGTCGCGAACGACGCCACCGTCAAGGGCGGCACGTACTACCCGATGACCGTCAAGAAGCACCTGCGCGCCCAGGAGGTGGCCCTGGAGAACCGTCTCCCCTGCCTCTACCTGGTCGACTCGGGCGGCGCCTTCCTCCCCATGCAGGACGAGGTCTTCCCCGACCGGGAGCACTTCGGCCGCATCTTCTACAACCAGGCGCGCATGTCCGGCGCCGGCATCCCGCAGATCGCGGCCGTCCTCGGCTCCTGCACCGCCGGCGGCGCGTACGTCCCGGCGATGAGCGACGAGGCCGTCATCGTGCGCGGCCAGGGCACGATCTTCCTCGGCGGCCCGCCGCTGGTGAAGGCCGCCACCGGCGAGGTCGTCACCGCCGAGGAACTGGGCGGCGGCGAGGTCCACTCCCGGACCTCCGGCGTCACCGACCACCTCGCGGAGGACGACGCGCACGCGCTGCGGATCGTACGGAACATCGTGGCCACCCTGCCCGAGCGCGGGGCCCTGCCCTGGGCGGTCGAGGCTCCGCAAGAGCCCAAGGTGGACCCGGCCGGGCTGTACGGCGCGGTCCCGGTGGACTCCCGCACCCCGTACGACGCGCGCGAGATCATCGCCCGGATCGTGGACGGGTCCCGCTTCCAGGAGTTCAAGGCCGAGTTCGGCACGACGCTGGTCACCGGCTTCGCCCGGATCCACGGACACCCGGTCGGCATCGTCGCCAACAACGGCATCCTCTTCTCCGAGTCGGCCCAGAAGGGCGCGCACTTCATCGAGCTGTGCGACCAGCGCGGGATCCCGCTCCTCTTCCTCCAGAACATCTCCGGCTTCATGGTCGGCCGCGACTACGAGGCCGGCGGCATCGCCAAACACGGCGCCAAGATGGTCACGGCCGTGGCCTGCACCCGCGTCCCGAAGCTGACCGTCGTCGTCGGCGGCTCCTACGGCGCGGGCAACTACTCGATGTGCGGCCGGGCGTACTCGCCGCGCTTCCTGTGGATGTGGCCCAACGCGAAGATCTCCGTCATGGGCGGCGAGCAGGCCGCCTCGGTGCTCGCCACCGTCAAGCGCGACCAGATCGAGGGCGCGGGCCAGGACTGGCCGGCGGAGGACGAGGAGGCCTTCAAGGCCCCGGTCCGCGCGCAGTACGAGGAGCAGGGCAACGCCTACTACGCCACCGCGCGGCTGTGGGACGACGGGGTCATCGACCCGATGGAGACCCGGCAGGTGCTGGGACTGGCCCTGACCGCGTGCGCGAACGCCCCGCTGGGCGATTCGGCTTTCGGCATCTTCCGTATGTGA